In Nocardioides bizhenqiangii, the DNA window CGGAGACCGTCCGACCCGCTCGGACCGCGAGTCCGCGCCCACGGGCGCCACGGACGCGCCGGCCGCCGAGCCGAGCACCGGAACGGAGTCCTGAGCCATGTTGATGCCGCGTCGCGTCAAGCACCGCAAGCAGCACCACCCGAAGCGTCGGGGTGCCGCCAAGGGTGGCACCACGCTCGCGTTCGGTGACTTCGGGATCCAGGCGGTCGAGGGTCACTACGTGACCAACCGGCAGATCGAGTCCGCACGTATCGCCATGACTCGTCACATCAAGCGTGGCGGCAAGGTGTGGATCAACATCTACCCGGACCGCCCGCTCACCAAGAAGCCGGCCGAGACCCGGATGGGTTCCGGCAAGGGCTCGCCCGAGTGGTGGGTCGCCAACGTCAAGCCCGGTCGCGTCATGTTCGAGCTGTCCGGTGTGCCGGAGGACATCGCCCGCGAGGCGATGCGCCGCGCCATCCACAAGCTGCCCATGAAGTGCCGCTTCGTCACCCGAGAGGCTGGTGAGTTCTGATGAGCCAGGACCTGAAGGCCCACGAGCTCGACGAGCTCAACGACGTCGACCTGGAGGCCAAGCTCCGCGAGGCCAAGGAGGAGCTGTTCAACCTCCGGTTCCAGGCGGCCACCGGCCAGCTGGAGTCGCACGGTCGGCTTCGCACGGTCAAGAAGGACATCGCCCGGATCTACACCGTGGTGCGCGAGCGCGAGCTCGGCATCCGGACCGCTCCGGGCTCCGAGGAGGAGAGCGCATGAGCGAGAAGCAGGGCGAGACCGTGGAGCGCAACTCGCGCAAGACCCGTGAGGGCCTGGTCGTGAGCGACAAGATGGACAAGACCGTGGTCGTCTCCGTCGAGGACCGTGTCAAGCACGCCCTCTACGGCAAGGTCATGCGACGCAACACCCGCCTCAAGGCGCACGACGAGCAGAACGAGTGCGGCGTCGGCGACCGCGTCCTGATCATGGAGACCCGGCCGCTGTCCGCTACCAAGCGTTGGCGCGTCGTCCGCGTCCTCGAGCGCGCGAAGTAACCCATCGAGTTCGGCAAGGCTCGTCACCCGCTGTGGCGGCGAGAACCGGCACGACATAGGAGAAACTGATGATTCAGCAGGAGTCGCGACTGAAGGTCGCCGACAACACCGGTGCCAAGGAGATCCTTTGCATCCGGGTTCTCGGCGGCTCGGGTCGTCGCTACGCCGGGATCGGCGACGTCATCGTCGCCACCGTCAAGGACGCGATCCCCGGCGGCAACGTCAAGAAGGGTGACGTCGTCAAGGCGGTCATCGTGCGCACCGTCAAGGAGCGCCGGCGGCCCGACGGCTCGTACATCCGCTTCGACGAGAACGCCGCGGTGATCCTCAAGAGCGACGGCGAGCCGCGCGGCACCCGCATCTTCGGCCCCGTAGGCCGTGAGCTGCGTGAGAAGAAGTTCATGAAGATCATCTCGCTCGCCCCGGAGGTGCTGTGATGGCCAACAGCCAGAAGAAGTCGCCGAAGATCTCCATCAAGAAGGGCGACACCGTCAAGGTGATCGCGGGCAAGGACAAGGGCGCCGAGGGCAAGGTCATCAAGGTGCTCCGTGAGGAGCAGCGGGTGATCGTCGAGGGCGTCAACCGGATCAAGAAGCACACCAAGGTCGTCAACCAGGGCGGTCGCGCCGGCAACACCGGCGGGATCATCACCACCGAGGCCCCCATCCACGTGTCCAACGTGATGCTGGTCGAGGGTGATGGCGTCACCCGGATCGCATACAAGCGGGTCGAGGTCACCAAGCGCCGCCCGGACGGCTCGGAGTACCCGTCGACGCGCAGCGTCCGGATCTCCCGCAAGACGGGGAAGGAAATCTGATGAGCGAGACCACTGACGCTCCGGTCGCCGAGCGGGTCACCCCGCGCCTGAAGACCAGGTACCGCGAGGAGATCCTCCCCGCGCTCCGGTCGGAGTTCGAGATCGCCAACGTCATGCAGGTGCCCGGCCTGACCAAGATCGTGGTCAACATGGGTGTCGGCGAGGCTGCCCGCGACTCGAAGCTGATCGAGGGCGCGATCCGCGACCTGACGGCGATCACCGGCCAGAAGCCGGCCGTCACGAAGGCCCGCAAGTCGATCGCCCAGTTCAAGCTGCGCGAGGGCATGCCGATCGGCACGCACGTCACGCTGCGGGGCGACCGGATGTGGGAGTTCCTCGACCGGCTGCTGACGCTGGCGCTGCCGCGCATCCGTGACTTCCGTGGCCTCAGCCCGAAGCAGTTCGACGGCAAGGGCAACTACACGTTCGGCCTCACCGAGCAGGTCATGTTCCACGAGATCGACCAGGACAAGGTCGACCGGCAGCGGGGCATGGACATCACGATCGTCACCACCGCCACCAACGACGAGCAGGGACGGGCGCTTCTCAAGCAGCTCGGGTTCCCGTTCAAGGAGAACTGAGAGATATGGCGAAGACTGCGCTCAAGGTCAAGGCCGCGCGCAAGCCCAAGTTCGCGGTGCGTGGCTACACCCGTTGCCAGCGCTGCGGGCGCCCCAAGGCGGTCTACCGCAAGTTCGGCCTGTGCCGGATCTGCCTGCGGGAGATGGCCCACCGGGGCGAGCTGCCCGGCGTCACCAAGTCGAGCTGGTAATCACCACTAACAGCTGAAGGTCCGCTCCTCACCCCCGGGTGCGGGCGGAAACCGCAGCAGAAGGAAAACACAAACCATGACGATGACCGACCCGATCGCAGACATGCTCACTCGTCTGCGCAACGCCAACCAGGCGTACCACGACGCGGTGGCGATGCCGTACAGCAAGCTGAAGCAGGGCGTCGCGGAGATCCTCAAGCAGGAGGGGTACATCACCTCCTTCGACGTGGCCGACAACGAGAACGGCGTCGGCAAGACGCTGACGATCACGCTCAAGTACGGCCGCAACCGTGAGCGCTCCATTGCCGGCGTCCGCCGGATCAGCAAGCCGGGCCTCCGGGTCTACGCCAAGCACACGGGCCTCCCGAAGGTGCTCGGCGGCCTGGGTGTCGCGATCATCTCGACGAGCCAGGGCCTGCTGACCGACCGGCAGGCCAACCAGAAGGGCGTGGGTGGGGAAGTCCTCGCCTACGTCTGGTGACGAGACCAGGAAGAGAGGAATAGCAATGTCGCGCATTGGCAAGCTCCCCGTCCCGGTCCCGTCCGGCGTCGACGTGGCGCTCGATGGCCCCGTGGTGACGGTGAAGGGCCCCAAGGGGACCCTGACCCACACGGTCGCCGACCCGATCGTCGTCGAGCGCAGCGACGAGGGCGGCTCCGTCGTCCTCGACGTCAAGCGTCCGAACGACGAGCGGATCAGCAAGTCGCTCCACGGACTGACTCGCACCCTGATCAACAACATGGTCGTGGGCGTGACCGAGGGCTACGAGAAGAAGCTGGAGATCGTGGGCGTCGGCTACCGCGTCCTGTCCAAGGGCCCGACCCAGCTGGAGTTCCAGCTCGGCTACTCGCACCCGATCGTCTTCGACGCGCCGGAGGGCATCACCTTCACCGTCGACGGTCCGACCAAGCTGGGCGTCCTCGGCATCGACAAGCAGCAGGTCGGCGAGGTCGCCGCCAACATCCGCAAGCTCCGCAAGCCCGAGCCGTACAAGGGCAAGGGCGTCCGGTACGCCGGCGAGCATGTCCGCCGCAAGGTCGGAAAGGCTGGTAAGTGACCATGGCCATCACACTCAAGCACCAGCGGCACCTCTCGGCGCGCGCCAAGTCGCGGCTGCGCCGGCAGATCAGGGGCCGCAAGAAGATCTCCGGCACCGCCGAGCGTCCGCGCCTGGTGGTGACCCGGTCGAGCAAGCACATCACCGTCCAGGTCGTCGACGACCTGGTGGGCAAGACCCTGGTCTCTGCCTCCACCATGGAGGGCGACCTGCGGTCGTTCGATGGCGACAAGACCGCCAAGGCGAAGAAGGTCGGCGAGCTCGTTGCCGTCCGTGCCAAGGAGCTCGGTGTCGACTCGGTCGTCTTCGACCGGGCCGGCAACAAGTACCACGGTCGCATCGCGGCCCTGGCCGACGGCGCCCGCGCCGGTGGCCTGACCTTCTGATCGCGATAGCAAGGACTGAGGAGAAATCATGAGCGGACCCCAGCGCGGACAGCGTTCCGGTGGCGACCGCGGACGCGGCGGTCGCGACGACCGTCGCGGCGGCGCGGACAAGAGCCAGTACGTCGAGCGGGTCGTCGCGATCAACCGCGTCGCCAAGGTCGTGAAGGGTGGTCGTCGCTTCAGCTTCACCGCCCTCGTGGTCGTCGGCGACGGTGACGGACTGGTCGGCGTCGGCTACGGCAAGGCCAAGGAGGTGCCCGCGGCGATCGCCAAGGGTGTCGAGGAGGCGAAGAAGAACTTCTTCCGCGTCCCCCGGATCCAGGGCACCATCCCCCACCCGGTGCAGGGCGAGAAGGCGGCAGGCGTCGTCTTCCTGCGTCCGGCCGCACCCGGTACCGGTGTGATCGCCGGCGGCCCGGTGCGCGCCGTACTCGAGTGCGCCGGCATCCACGACGTGCTCAGCAAGTCGCTGGGCTCGTCCAACCAGATCAACATCGTGCACGCGACCGTTGCGGCGCTGCAGCTGCTGGAGATGCCCGAGACCGTGGCCTCCCGCCGTGGCCTCCCGGTCGAGGACGTCGCCCCGTCGGCGCTCCTCAAGGCCAAGGCGCTGGGCGAGGCCGAGGCTGCTGCCGCCAAGGCAGCGGCGGGGGTGACCTCCTGATGGCTCAGCTCAAGGTCCAGCAGAAGAAGTCGTCGATCGGCTGCAAGCAGAACCAGCGCGAGACGCTGCGAACGCTTGGTCTCAAGCGGATCGGTGACGTCGTCGTCAAGGAGGACCGCCCGGAGATCCGCGGCATGGTCCAGACCGTCCGTCACCTGGTGACGGTCGAAGAGGTGAAGTGAAATGACGCTCAAGCTGCATCACCTGCGCCCGGCGCCGGGGGCCAAGAAGGCCAAGGTCCGGGTCGGCCGCGGTGAGGGTTCCAAGGGCAAGACCGCGGGTCGCGGCACCAAGGGCACGAAGGCCCGCAACCAGGTGCCCGTGTCCTTCGAGGGTGGGCAGATGCCGATCCACATGCGGCTGCCGAAGCTCAAGGGCTTCAAGAACCCCTTCAAGGTCACCTACCAGGTCGTCAACCTCGACAAGATCAGCGCGCTCTTCCCGGACGGCGGCGACGTCACCCCGGAGCAGCTCGTGGCTCGTGGCGCGGTCCGCAAGGGCGAGCCCGTCAAGGTGCTCGGCCAGGGCCGGCTGTCGGTCAAGGTCGCGGTGAGCGCCAACGCCTTCTCGGCCTCCGCCAAGGAGAAGATCGAGGGCGCCGGCGGTAGCGTCACCGTCCTGTGACGAACTCGTGAGATGAGGCGCGGTCGACCTGGTCAGCAGGTCGGCCGCGCCTTTCTCGCTCCCTGTTAGGCTTCCCGACGGCCCTCAGGTGTCGACGGCCCCGTGAGAAAGAGGACCCTCAGTGCTCAGCGCGTTCGTGAACGCATTCCGGACTCCGGACCTGCGGCGCAAGCTGCTGTTCGTCCTGTTCATCATCTTCGTCTTCCGGCTGGGCTCCCAGATCCCGGCCCCCGGCGTGAACGTCGCCAACGTCCAGCACTGCCTCGGCGACGAGGCCAACAACACCGGCATCTACAACCTGATCAACCTGTTCTCCGGCGGCGCGCTGCTGCAGCTGACCGTCTTCGCGCTCGGGATCATGCCGTACATCACGGCAAGCATCATCCTGCAGCTGCTGGTCGTCGTGATCCCGCGGCTGGAGGCCCTCAAGAAGGAGGGCCAGGCCGGCCAGACCAAGATCACGCAGTACACGCGCTACCTGACGCTCGGTCTCGCGCTGCTCCAGGCCACCGGCATCGTCGCGCTCGCGCGCACCGGCACCCTGCTCCAGAACTGCGACACCGAGACCTACCCGCTGCTGCACGAGGACAACACCACGACCTTCCTGGTCATGGTCACGACCATGACCGCCGGCACCGCGGTGATCATGTGGCTCGGCGAGCAGATCACCGAGCGCGGCATCGGCAACGGCATGTCGATCCTGATCTTCACGCAGGTCGTCGCGACCTTCCCGGCCGCCCTGTGGTCGGTCGGCAAGACCCGCGGCTGGTGGACCTTCGGCATCGTCATCGCGATCGGACTCGTGATCGTGGCCGGCGTCATCTTCATCGAACAGGCGCAACGCCGGATCCCGGTCCAGTACGCCCGCCGGATGGTGGGCCGCAAGATGTTCGGCGGCAGCTCGACGTACATCCCGTTGAAGGTCAACCAGGCCGGCATCATCCCCGTCATCTTCGCGTCGTCGCTGCTCTACCTGCCGGCGATGGCAGTCCAGTTCAACCAGACGAGCGACTCCGCCTGGGTGAGGTTCGTCGCCGACTACTTCGTCGTCGGTGACCACCCGCTCTACATGGCGACGTACTTCCTGCTCATCATCTTCTTCACCTACTTCTACGTGTCGATCACCTTCAACCCACAAGAGGTGGCAGACAACATGAAGAAGTACGGCGGCTTCATCCCCGGAATCCGGGCGGGCAAGCCGACCCAGGACTACCTGTCCTACGTCCTCTCCCGCATCACGCTGCCGGGGGCTCTCTACCTGGGTCTGATCTCGCTTATCCCGCTGATCGCGCTGGTGTTGATCGAGGCTAATCAGAACTTCCCGTTCGGCGGCACGTCCATCCTGATCATGGTGGGCGTCGCGCTCGACACGGTGAAGCAGATCGAGAGCCAGCTCCAGCAGCGCAACTACGAAGGATTCCTTCGATGAGGCTGATTCTCATGGGCCCCCCGGGCGCCGGCAAAGGCACCCAGGCCAAGTTCATCGCCGACCACTTCGGGGTCCCGGCGATCTCGACCGGCGACATCTTCCGTGCCAACGTCTCCCAGGGCACGCCCCTCGGCGTCGAGGCGAAGCGGTACATGGAGGCGGGTGAGTACGTCCCCGACGAGGTCACCAACCAGATGGTGCGCAACCGCATCTCCGAGCCCGACGCGGACCCGGGCTTCCTGCTCGACGGCTACCCGCGGACGCTGGCCCAGGTCGAGGAGCTCGACGCGATGATCGCCGACACCGGCCACCAGCTGGACGCGGTCGTCGTCATCAAGGCCGACTCCGACGAGCTGGTCCAGCGGTTGCTGGCCCGCTCCGAGATCGAAGGTCGCGCCGACGACAGCGAAGAGGTCATCCGGCGCCGCCAGGAGATCTACCTCGCCGAGACCGAGCCGCTCATCGCCGTCTACCTGCAGCGTGGCCTTGTCCACGAGATCGACGGCATGGGCGAGGTCGAAGAGGTCACGAAGCGGATCTTCGAGGCGCTCGACCAGATCGACCAGAGCTAGTCCGTCGACCGACGTTGTTCGGCTCGAGCCTGGAGATCAAAGCTCCTGACCAGATCCTGCTGATGCGGGAGGCGGGACTGGTGGTCGCCGACGCCCTGGCAGCGGTCCGTGACGCCGTCCGGCCCGGGGTCACGACGGCCGAGCTCGACCGGATCGCGGACGAGCTGATCCGGGCGCGGGGGGCGCGGCCGTCGTTCCTCGGCTACGGCGTCCCGCCGTTCCCGGCCACGATCTGCGCGTCGGTCAACGACGCGGTCGTGCACGGGATCCCGGGTGGGCAGGTGCTGGCCGAGGGCGACGTCGTCTCCATCGACTGCGGGGCGATCGTGGCCGACGACTCCGGGCAGGGCTGGCACGGCGATGCCGCGATCACCGTCGCCGTCGGTGCCGCCCCGGCCGAGGTGACCGAGCTGATGCGGGTCACCGAGGAGGCGCTCTGGCAGGGCATCGCCGCGGCCAGGCCGGGTGGCCGGGTCGGCGACATCTCGCACGCCATCGAGCGCTACGTGCGCGCGGAAGGCGGCTACGGGATCGTCGAGGACTACACCGGGCACGGCATCGGTACCGAGATGCACCTGCCGCCCGACGTACCCAACTACGGGCGGGCCGGTCGCGGACCCCGGCTCAAGCACGGCCTCGCGCTCGCCGTCGAGCCGATGCTGACCCTCGGCACCCATGCGACCGAGGTGGCTGCCGACGAGTGGACCGTGGTCACCGCCGACGGGTCGGTCGCGGCCCACTTCGAGCACACGTTCGCGCTCACCGACGACGGTGTGTGGGTCCTCACGGCCCACGATGGCGGCCGGGCGGACCTCGAGCGGCTGGGTGCGCCGTACGGCGGCCCCACGTGACTCCCGAACGGCCCGTCTTATCATCGAGCAT includes these proteins:
- the rplN gene encoding 50S ribosomal protein L14, producing the protein MIQQESRLKVADNTGAKEILCIRVLGGSGRRYAGIGDVIVATVKDAIPGGNVKKGDVVKAVIVRTVKERRRPDGSYIRFDENAAVILKSDGEPRGTRIFGPVGRELREKKFMKIISLAPEVL
- the rpsQ gene encoding 30S ribosomal protein S17; the protein is MSEKQGETVERNSRKTREGLVVSDKMDKTVVVSVEDRVKHALYGKVMRRNTRLKAHDEQNECGVGDRVLIMETRPLSATKRWRVVRVLERAK
- the rplP gene encoding 50S ribosomal protein L16, which codes for MLMPRRVKHRKQHHPKRRGAAKGGTTLAFGDFGIQAVEGHYVTNRQIESARIAMTRHIKRGGKVWINIYPDRPLTKKPAETRMGSGKGSPEWWVANVKPGRVMFELSGVPEDIAREAMRRAIHKLPMKCRFVTREAGEF
- a CDS encoding type Z 30S ribosomal protein S14, whose protein sequence is MAKTALKVKAARKPKFAVRGYTRCQRCGRPKAVYRKFGLCRICLREMAHRGELPGVTKSSW
- a CDS encoding adenylate kinase, whose product is MRLILMGPPGAGKGTQAKFIADHFGVPAISTGDIFRANVSQGTPLGVEAKRYMEAGEYVPDEVTNQMVRNRISEPDADPGFLLDGYPRTLAQVEELDAMIADTGHQLDAVVVIKADSDELVQRLLARSEIEGRADDSEEVIRRRQEIYLAETEPLIAVYLQRGLVHEIDGMGEVEEVTKRIFEALDQIDQS
- the rplO gene encoding 50S ribosomal protein L15: MTLKLHHLRPAPGAKKAKVRVGRGEGSKGKTAGRGTKGTKARNQVPVSFEGGQMPIHMRLPKLKGFKNPFKVTYQVVNLDKISALFPDGGDVTPEQLVARGAVRKGEPVKVLGQGRLSVKVAVSANAFSASAKEKIEGAGGSVTVL
- the rplX gene encoding 50S ribosomal protein L24, with the translated sequence MANSQKKSPKISIKKGDTVKVIAGKDKGAEGKVIKVLREEQRVIVEGVNRIKKHTKVVNQGGRAGNTGGIITTEAPIHVSNVMLVEGDGVTRIAYKRVEVTKRRPDGSEYPSTRSVRISRKTGKEI
- the rpmD gene encoding 50S ribosomal protein L30, with the protein product MAQLKVQQKKSSIGCKQNQRETLRTLGLKRIGDVVVKEDRPEIRGMVQTVRHLVTVEEVK
- the rplF gene encoding 50S ribosomal protein L6, translated to MSRIGKLPVPVPSGVDVALDGPVVTVKGPKGTLTHTVADPIVVERSDEGGSVVLDVKRPNDERISKSLHGLTRTLINNMVVGVTEGYEKKLEIVGVGYRVLSKGPTQLEFQLGYSHPIVFDAPEGITFTVDGPTKLGVLGIDKQQVGEVAANIRKLRKPEPYKGKGVRYAGEHVRRKVGKAGK
- the rpmC gene encoding 50S ribosomal protein L29; its protein translation is MSQDLKAHELDELNDVDLEAKLREAKEELFNLRFQAATGQLESHGRLRTVKKDIARIYTVVRERELGIRTAPGSEEESA
- the map gene encoding type I methionyl aminopeptidase, with translation MFGSSLEIKAPDQILLMREAGLVVADALAAVRDAVRPGVTTAELDRIADELIRARGARPSFLGYGVPPFPATICASVNDAVVHGIPGGQVLAEGDVVSIDCGAIVADDSGQGWHGDAAITVAVGAAPAEVTELMRVTEEALWQGIAAARPGGRVGDISHAIERYVRAEGGYGIVEDYTGHGIGTEMHLPPDVPNYGRAGRGPRLKHGLALAVEPMLTLGTHATEVAADEWTVVTADGSVAAHFEHTFALTDDGVWVLTAHDGGRADLERLGAPYGGPT
- the rpsE gene encoding 30S ribosomal protein S5, with the translated sequence MSGPQRGQRSGGDRGRGGRDDRRGGADKSQYVERVVAINRVAKVVKGGRRFSFTALVVVGDGDGLVGVGYGKAKEVPAAIAKGVEEAKKNFFRVPRIQGTIPHPVQGEKAAGVVFLRPAAPGTGVIAGGPVRAVLECAGIHDVLSKSLGSSNQINIVHATVAALQLLEMPETVASRRGLPVEDVAPSALLKAKALGEAEAAAAKAAAGVTS
- the rpsH gene encoding 30S ribosomal protein S8, producing MTMTDPIADMLTRLRNANQAYHDAVAMPYSKLKQGVAEILKQEGYITSFDVADNENGVGKTLTITLKYGRNRERSIAGVRRISKPGLRVYAKHTGLPKVLGGLGVAIISTSQGLLTDRQANQKGVGGEVLAYVW
- the secY gene encoding preprotein translocase subunit SecY encodes the protein MLSAFVNAFRTPDLRRKLLFVLFIIFVFRLGSQIPAPGVNVANVQHCLGDEANNTGIYNLINLFSGGALLQLTVFALGIMPYITASIILQLLVVVIPRLEALKKEGQAGQTKITQYTRYLTLGLALLQATGIVALARTGTLLQNCDTETYPLLHEDNTTTFLVMVTTMTAGTAVIMWLGEQITERGIGNGMSILIFTQVVATFPAALWSVGKTRGWWTFGIVIAIGLVIVAGVIFIEQAQRRIPVQYARRMVGRKMFGGSSTYIPLKVNQAGIIPVIFASSLLYLPAMAVQFNQTSDSAWVRFVADYFVVGDHPLYMATYFLLIIFFTYFYVSITFNPQEVADNMKKYGGFIPGIRAGKPTQDYLSYVLSRITLPGALYLGLISLIPLIALVLIEANQNFPFGGTSILIMVGVALDTVKQIESQLQQRNYEGFLR
- the rplE gene encoding 50S ribosomal protein L5, producing MSETTDAPVAERVTPRLKTRYREEILPALRSEFEIANVMQVPGLTKIVVNMGVGEAARDSKLIEGAIRDLTAITGQKPAVTKARKSIAQFKLREGMPIGTHVTLRGDRMWEFLDRLLTLALPRIRDFRGLSPKQFDGKGNYTFGLTEQVMFHEIDQDKVDRQRGMDITIVTTATNDEQGRALLKQLGFPFKEN
- the rplR gene encoding 50S ribosomal protein L18, which encodes MAITLKHQRHLSARAKSRLRRQIRGRKKISGTAERPRLVVTRSSKHITVQVVDDLVGKTLVSASTMEGDLRSFDGDKTAKAKKVGELVAVRAKELGVDSVVFDRAGNKYHGRIAALADGARAGGLTF